A single genomic interval of Pochonia chlamydosporia 170 chromosome 7, whole genome shotgun sequence harbors:
- a CDS encoding NAD(P)-binding domain-containing protein (similar to Metarhizium robertsii ARSEF 23 XP_007818997.2): protein MKIIVTGPSGRVGQEVVRKCLENERITRVVILTRTALSGEIESHPKADIIMHQDFTQYSDYLIRRMQGSEACIWAIGARQEQSRADKYVERSVGVDLPIATAKILCDNLADKTPEGVKFRFVYCSPKHTEKSKKTFVFASDTRKLANDLEKGIAEVVSRHRSVFEAYTLRPANFKSTDTPLPASSSAPKKLVSSLGHNVIASIDPERVGRAMVDRLALYVGLYTLKGDGLCDILRLSAGELMNLDAYGAMPRRNKAYYGVTGWEPGLRASE, encoded by the exons ATGAAGATCATAGTGACCGGTCCATCCGGCCGTGTTGGCCAAGAAGTCGTCAGAAAATGCCTCGAAAATGAACGCATCACCAGAGTTGTGATTCTCACCAGGACCGCACTGTCCGGAGAAATCGAAAGCCACCCCAAAGCGGACATTATAATGCATCAGGACTTTACTCAATACTCGGACTATCTGATCCGCAGAATGCAGGGTTCAGAGGCTTGCATATG GGCAATCGGTGCCCGGCAAGAACAGTCGAGAGCCGATAAATATGTGGAACGcagtgttggtgttgatctGCCAATCGCCACGGCCAAGATTCTGTGCGATAATCTCGCAGACAAGACGCCAGAAGGTGTAAAATTCCGCTTCGTGTACTGCAGTCCGAAGCATACTGAAAAGAGTAAAAAGACTTTTGTGTTTGCAAGCGATACCCGAAAACTTGCAAATGATTTAGAGAAAGGGATAGCGGAAGTCGTCAGCCGCCACAGGAGCGTTTTCGAAGCATACACTCTGCGACCAGCCAACTTTAAATCAACGGACACTCCGCTGCCGGCATCTTCATCAGCACCGAAGAAACTGGTCTCCAGCCTAGGCCACAACGTTATCGCTTCAATAGATCCGGAAAGAGTAGGGAGGGCCATG GTTGACAGGCTAGCCCTGTATGTCGGTCTGTATACTCTGAAGGGTGATGGCCTATGTGACATTTTGCGACTTTCAGCTGGCGAACTTATGAATCTGGATGCTTACGGCGCAATGCCTCGGCGTAACAAGGCATATTATGGCGTTACGGGTTGGGAGCCAGGATTGAGGGCATCTGAATAG